Below is a genomic region from Drosophila albomicans strain 15112-1751.03 chromosome 2R, ASM965048v2, whole genome shotgun sequence.
ATACGATGAACTGACGCTAATCGAACAGAGTCGGTCGCGTGCCAATTCCGATACGGATTCAGCTACAAGTGCCTCATCAAGTAGTCTCAAACGCAAACTTGAAATGCCGGCCAATGGACAGCAGCAATCAAGAGCGCCCAAGCAGCAGGGAACAGTTAAGCCACCCAAAATCAAGTTCCAAAAACAATTGGAGGCCAAACTGGCACAGATGTCACAAGCGAACAGCATACAATGCATACAACAACAGACGCAAACGCAACCGCAACcaattgatttattgcaaCTGCCCGCTGTCAACAATTACCTGAAGCAATTGGATGATGTGACGGTGACAGCACAGCAGATCGATCGATCGCGTGCCAATTCCGATACAGATTCGGTTGCAAGTGCCTCATCGAATAGCCTGAAACGCAAGTTGGACAAACCCACAACGACCAAGGTCACAGCTGTTGCAAAGCCgcccaaaaagaagaaacagcagcagcagcaagtttCGCAACAACCTTTGGCGCAGCTCGACAATTTAATGGTACAGCCATCAACCTCGGCGCAGGCAGCGGCAATGAATGCAGctgttgtggcagctgcagccagCATGCTGGAGTTGGCATCGCCCACCAAGCAAACGGAtcacagcatcaacagcattATGACGGCAGCAAATCTCAATGTGGCGGCCATCAATAGCAATGCACTGCTCAGTGGTGCTGCGGCAGCATTACATTCCACAACGAGCAACGTTGTAGCAGCGTCTAAACCCTTGTCGCATGTCATCAATCTCGACTACTACAAGAGTCCCAGCGAAATACTACAGACATCGCAGCAGCTGGCAGccaacaaatggcaaacaacgacgacggcgcCACCGCCTGCTGTTGTGCGTTGTGAGAGCAGCAGCGAATCAGATGGCGTGGAAATCGTGTGTGTTTATCCAGCAGCAGTCAAGGTGATACACTCCAACACTAAGGCACCGCGCTCCAAGGCGAGTCAGAAGAGCAAAGCGACGTCTGTGATTAGCACAACGGGCACTGTGGCTAACGGACTCAATGGGGCGGTGGGAGGCCATCGGCAGCAGGATAAGAAGTTCACTTATGGTcccaccagcaacaacaacaataataacaatggcaGCAGCCCCAAGCTGGGAGCTGGCGTCATACGCTCTTCGTTGCCAACGGCTGCCTACGATTATAGCAATCCACAGATATTGAAAACGCTGTCGGCACTCGAGAAGCAAATGAATTGGTCACAAAACGCACTGCTtaatgcagctgcagcgaaTGCTGGAACGAATGCAGCCGCGGGTGCCGGACCAGCAGCTGGTCGTGGGACAACATCGTCGCATCAATGACATTCGCTGAATGCCGCTGCCACACAGCCTCCTCCACCAGGAGCGGTGTCGATGTCGGCATTCTACAATCACGAACAGGCGGTGGCTGCTGCCCTAGTGCTCTCATCGATGAGCGCATCGGGACGCTATGATGCCTACGATGCGCAGCTGGGTCTGTTGAATGGCTCGCTGGCTGCCGCACAGCAGatagcaacatcaacagcagcagcagcagcaggagcaacagcgacaacaacactGCCACAAGTATTTTTGAAGCCTTCCCCGCCGTCgccttcagctgctgctgtcgtcgaTGGAGGTGCAACAAGTGCGCATGCGGCACAGCTGCCCACAAAATATGTTTAGATCTTACACAACTAGTACATAAAGTCCTAAATTTCCTCTGCAGATGCAAGATATATCTCCTAGAGTTGAAGACGACAATGACGTATAGTTTATAGGTTTCATTACAATTAAGTCGAGAGGCCCGTTTTCCTTTCACTACGTTTTGCAATCTCCCCGCTCCCCACTTCCCACTCCTCAAAATTGGCAATATGTACATTATAAATCCCAGCTATATCCAGTTGATCTGTGTGCGTCGCATCACTGCCACCAAAACTCAAGggaaatgtttaaaatgagagagagagtgtgaaaGAAAGCtgttcaatatatatatatttacatgtgtgtgtgttgtacaGTACAGTGtatgcaaaaagcaaagaaatgaaaagaaaggGCATGCCAGCTGTCGGTGTCACATCAATTTGTTGAGCATGACAGCAAAAATCATCAAGTCCACCAAACTGGAAGAATGAAAAAAGTATCAATCGAGTTGTATCTAGTTATCTATAGTGaaccaatttttattaaataaaagcaaaataagttatatatatataatacaaaaataaaacgtaaaattaatgcaaaattttgaataatccACACTTTTCTACTTGAAGATGATAAGTATATTGTGATTGGAAACTTTCTCTCTCAACTTAAactctaatttgttttgttaaaatttaatatgttaaaAAGTGTGAAGAGACAGGTATGAAAAGTAATGTGTACATTAGTGTTTACTTGATCCAGCGCAGCATTGAGGTGATGCGATTGGCGGCCATCGCAATGGTGGACTGTTGTGCCACCGCAGGTATTAAATGGGACTCTTGCAACTCCTCCGGCTGCTGCGTTGCGCTGCTGCTCACACTCGGCACCGCCTCCCAGTCCAAGCGCAGCGAACTCTCATCCTCTGACTCCGATTCGGTGGCCGTCTCAATCCCAATGAGCAGCGAATCTACCGATTTCATCAACGGCGCATTGTTCACATCCAAGTGGCCATAACGCCCCAAATCGCTGCGCTCCAAATCCAGTATGGCCAATATATTCTCCAGCGTATGCTGCTCATTCAACGCACGTAACTTCACCTGCTGTGTGTAGGCCAGATACatgatattgttgttgacgCGACACACTTTGCGCAGAAATTGCTCCTCGTTGAGCAGCTTGCGACAGAAGTCACCATAGGCCAGCTTATGTGGAAGTCGCACATTCAAATAGAAGCTGAGCAGCTGCGTCAATTGGGCCGTATAGGTGAGAGCACCAACAATGCGATAGGCCTCAAAGCGACTTGGGGTAATCTCATTGGCCGTCGCCTTAGGCACATCGTCTTTGTTGTCGGACAACCAGTCCAGATAAGCCGAGTAATCCCCGTTGGCAGGCAACGAAGGACCCACAATGCGGTACTGCACCTCACTGATGCCACTGCCATGAAACACCCACTTGCCTCGAATATACGATGTGTTCTTGGCATCCGCCAGAGCTGCAATGGTTTCCGCCTCCTCGCTACGTTCGGCACACACTTTGCGTTGTTGTTCATCACGGAGTACAACCTCGCTGATGGGGAATATGTAGGTGACAAGCTGTTGTATGTCTCGACGTGCCGTCTGCTTAATGCTATCCAGCAGTCCGAGATGTTGTTGCCGCAGCTTATCGATTCGCATTGAGCGATCGATCACATAGTCCTCAAGCATCTTCACTTTTGTCGGATACTTTGGCAGATTCTTGCGCTTCTCAGCATTCGCCTGACGCAGTTCATCGCGCTGTTCGTTTAAGCGCTGCAGTCGCTGCGTTGTGCTGCCGAtcagctgttgcagcagctgcagctgctcccGCTTGGCGCGTATGGCAATCATGCGATTCTCGTTGCATTTGTGCTGCTGGATGAGATGTTCGTAGCGACTGCTGTAGCTCTTCAGGCCCGCCTGCAGATTGATGTACTTCTGTTGCTTCTCCGTTAGGCTATAAAATACAAACGgaatagttattattgtcaccacatgtgtgtgtttgtgtgttgacCAACCTTTCCGTTCGCTCAGCAGAGCTATGAGTAATGTTGCCATTTTTAACACACGTTCGACAATGCAGCCGACGCTGATGCTTGCAACATAGCGGACATCGCAatccagctgctgttgttgttgtatttactgttgctgctgttgtagctgctAGTGCTGTATTTACGTTTTTTGGTTGTTTCTTTGTTGTGGCGTTATTATTGTAGCCTACAACGCCAACATCACAGACATCGACCACAtcttcgtcgtcatcgttTTCAGAGACGCTTGATAATTGAAAGTTTTCAGGTGCTTTGGAGCTTTCATCGGAGCTGGAACTGTTTGCCATCACAGTCAAATCATTGCACTTTAATATGCGTAGTCGTTAATTTTCATtgataattgtttttgttattgataCTTTTTCCCTCTTCTGCTCACTAGCTCACTCACTCGTTCGACTAGTGCTGACTAACAAACTAATTTGGTGTTAAGTGTTGTTAGATGTCTCTTACCATTCCAGGGCTGCATTACGATTTGCGCGCCAATTTCGATTTAGTCTAATCGATGGGAATGGCTTTGTAAAAAAGCTGTTGTTTAGagcgcaaaatatatttaatatatgttaaatattctaaaaaaaattataaatatttaaaaaaggcattacactttattttatttaaaaaaattaaaatttatcgTCAGCTGTTTGGTGTGCATTCAAATTTAACGATCGCTTGGAAGTGTTCTCACTCATTGGTCACATTCTCACTCAAGTGATTTCAGTGCGGTGCCAAAATGAgttttttgcttgctgctgatttctgttcgcctggtactTCGGCCGTTGATTTATCACTTTTTAGCCGTTCGCGACAGCAATCGCgagtccaacaacaacaacaatataattGCTTGTACATTAATCattacaacaactacaacaacaatttgtacaacaacaatttgtacaacaacaatttgtacaacaacaactaccatGCAGCACCAATGAGAACATGTGCACGTGTGtcgagcgtgtgtgtgtgcgtttcgCTGAGCTCGCATTTTGCTCGTCAAAACGTCTGAAATGCCAGTTGAAGTATCAGGCGAACAGAAATTGTAGCAGGCAGCAAATGTTCATTAGCAGCGCAATTGAAATGTGACCGTTGAGTTTAAATATGCTTGAAATGATAGCGACcgtttaaatttgaatttctctATACACAAAATTCggaatttttcttttttcaataaatttcatcCTTTTTaaagccaaataaaaatagtacgaatttatttttagatcatattttttatttttcgcagAGATTTCgataatcaaatatttcaactaAAATGTTGGTAAAAATGAACAACCGCCGtatgacaaaaataatatataaaaaatttactttttcgATTTTGCAAACGGATTGCACAATTTGGGAACAACTGAGAGACGACCTCCAGCGGGGATCTTCGAATCGTTATCAATGACAAGTAATTTAGTAAGCGATTGGTTGTCTATTCTGCCTATTTAGACCTAGCCTTGCCACCCAACACCTTAAGAGCAGCCTCAGTTACGTCAGGAACGCGGGGCAGTGCGTGCGCCTCCAATGTCTTGGCATATGGCATGGGCACATCGACGCCACAGCAACGCCAGACAGGCGCATCCAGTTCAAAGAACGCCTCATTCTCCATGAAGCGGGCACAGATCTCGGCGCCAACACCTGTAAATGAATACCacatattaattttgattacaaATTCGGGTATTTCTATGTGCAAGCTTACCATGTTGTGGCCAGCCATTTTCTACCGTGATCAAATGGTGGGTTTTGCGAACGGAGGCGAAAATGGTATCCATGTCCAGTGGGCGAATGGAACGCAGGTTAATGACCTCAGCTTCGATGCCTGAAAATCagatacaaaattattaattgtgtTGGATTAAATACATTGGGAgactaaattaaattgctcGTTTTTAcacaattacaaaatatagatttataaattgtttaagtcccaattgtaaataaaatgttggtTACCTTTCTTGGCCAGCTCGGCGGCAGTTTGCAGCGCTGTTTCCACAGCTTTGGAATGCGCCACAATGGTAATGTCCTTGCCGGGACGCATGATCTTGGCCTTGCCAATGGGCACTAGGAAATCAACATCCGTGACCTTATCATCCACAGGGAATGCTGTGCCGTACATCAGTTCGTTCTCCAGCACAACAACTGGATCGGGATCACGAATGGCTGATTTGAGCAGACCACGTGCATCCTCCGTGTCATAGGGCGAGACAACCTTCAGGCCAGGGCAGTGAGCGTACCAGGCGGCAAAGCACTGCGAATGCTGGGCGGCGACACCAGAGGCAGCTCCATTGGGGCCGCGGAACACGATGGGCACATTGACGGCACCGGCGGACATGTAAAATGTCTTGGCAGCCGAATTGATGACCTAATGGAATGCAAATAGATTTTAACAATGATTAATGAGGATTTGTTCCTCGACACTCGCCACTCGGATTCACGATACCAATTCAAGTTTTGTGCACtcgctttgtttttcttttttattatttgcgtTTCGCTCTACTTAATGCCTAGTTTCtgcttaataataaatgccGGCAATCGTCGTCCCTTCCAGTAGCGTGGCAATGGCACTTCGTTTGCTTGCCGCAATGTCTCTGCCACATGCTGCTCGGCACTGAAGCTTTCCGCCTGCTTGATCTGTGCGAGCAGTTTGCCCTGGAATGCCTTCTCCTTGCGCATTTCACGACGCTGTCGCACCTTGGCCCACTCGAACTTCATCTTGCGACGCAGCTTCTTTAGCTTATGCTTCTTCATCTTGCGACGACGAATGACAATGAGACGCGCCGCCTCCATTTTGTCGGGTTTACTTTTGTCCAGCGGTGGTGCAATTATTTCTCCCACTCGCTCGCGATTCAGTATATCGTTGATCTCCGTTAACCAGGTGGAGCGAGGACTCTCGATGATGATTTTGTTGCGTGGCAGTTGCAGGTCACCGATGAAGGGCTTTAgcttgtggctgctgttgttggtggctGATTTAAGCAAGTTTGCCTGCACATAATTGGATAATATGGGTGGAAATTAGTCATTCAATCGTtcagcattttcttttttttttgtctataatttttttgttttgctatcTATGAGAATttgttggcagcagcagctcaaacTGATTCTAGACCCATATTATCCCATTACGTTTCAATGAaggcaatttgttgttgattgtggGGAAGAGGCAAACTTGAATTGGTATCGCGGGGCATTTGGCTAATTTACAATACGTTTTCTTTTGGTAATAGAAGTACATGAGATAATATGAGTACAGTACAATGTCGATAAATGCACGCttaattaattagtaattaaatatttatctgcAACTTAACAGTTGTGCTTT
It encodes:
- the LOC117573824 gene encoding beclin 1-associated autophagy-related key regulator codes for the protein MANSSSSDESSKAPENFQLSSVSENDDDEDVVDVCDVGVVGYNNNATTKKQPKNVNTALAATTAATVNTTTTAAGLRCPLCCKHQRRLHCRTCVKNGNITHSSAERTESLTEKQQKYINLQAGLKSYSSRYEHLIQQHKCNENRMIAIRAKREQLQLLQQLIGSTTQRLQRLNEQRDELRQANAEKRKNLPKYPTKVKMLEDYVIDRSMRIDKLRQQHLGLLDSIKQTARRDIQQLVTYIFPISEVVLRDEQQRKVCAERSEEAETIAALADAKNTSYIRGKWVFHGSGISEVQYRIVGPSLPANGDYSAYLDWLSDNKDDVPKATANEITPSRFEAYRIVGALTYTAQLTQLLSFYLNVRLPHKLAYGDFCRKLLNEEQFLRKVCRVNNNIMYLAYTQQVKLRALNEQHTLENILAILDLERSDLGRYGHLDVNNAPLMKSVDSLLIGIETATESESEDESSLRLDWEAVPSVSSSATQQPEELQESHLIPAVAQQSTIAMAANRITSMLRWIK
- the LOC117574264 gene encoding pyruvate dehydrogenase E1 component subunit beta, mitochondrial isoform X1 is translated as MLRSRLTQAACAAQRAFSTSPRVLAAVKQMTVRDGLNSALDDELARDDRVLLLGEEVAQYDGAYKVSRGLWKKYGDKRIIDTPITEMGFAGIAVGAAMAGLRPVCEFMTFNFSMQAIDHVINSAAKTFYMSAGAVNVPIVFRGPNGAASGVAAQHSQCFAAWYAHCPGLKVVSPYDTEDARGLLKSAIRDPDPVVVLENELMYGTAFPVDDKVTDVDFLVPIGKAKIMRPGKDITIVAHSKAVETALQTAAELAKKGIEAEVINLRSIRPLDMDTIFASVRKTHHLITVENGWPQHGVGAEICARFMENEAFFELDAPVWRCCGVDVPMPYAKTLEAHALPRVPDVTEAALKVLGGKARSK
- the LOC117574264 gene encoding uncharacterized protein LOC117574264 isoform X2 translates to MLRSRLTQAACAAQRAFSTSPRVLAAVKQMTVRDGLNSALDDELARDDRVLLLGEEVAQYDGAYKVSRGLWKKYGDKRIIDTPITEMGFAGIAVGAAMAGLRPVCEFMTFNFSMQAIDHANLLKSATNNSSHKLKPFIGDLQLPRNKIIIESPRSTWLTEINDILNRERVGEIIAPPLDKSKPDKMEAARLIVIRRRKMKKHKLKKLRRKMKFEWAKVRQRREMRKEKAFQGKLLAQIKQAESFSAEQHVAETLRQANEVPLPRYWKGRRLPAFIIKQKLGIK